A genomic region of Miscanthus floridulus cultivar M001 chromosome 3, ASM1932011v1, whole genome shotgun sequence contains the following coding sequences:
- the LOC136545482 gene encoding cycloartenol-C-24-methyltransferase 1, protein MSKSGALDLASGLGGKIDKEEVKSAVDEYEKYHGYYGGKEEARKSNYTDMVNKYYDLATSFYEYGWGESFHFAHRWNGESLRESIKRHEHFLALQLGLKPGMKVLDVGCGIGGPLREIARFSSTSVTGLNNNEYQITRGKELNRLAGISGTCDFVKADFMKMPFDDNTFDAVYAIEATCHAPDPVGCYKEIYRVLKPGQCFAVYEWCITDHYDPNNATHKRIKDEIELGNGLPDIRSTRQCLQAVKDAGFEVVWDKDLAEDSPLPWYLPLDPSRFSLSSFRLTSVGRMITHTMVKALEYVGLAPQGSERVSNFLEKAAEGLVEGGKKEIFTPMYFFLVRKPLSE, encoded by the exons ATGTCCAAGTCGGGAGCGCTAGATCTTGCTTCTGGCCTCGGTGGGAAGATCGACAAGGAAGAAGTCAAGTCGGCCGTCGATGA GTATGAGAAATATCATGGATACTATGGAGGGAAGGAGGAAGCAAGAAAGTCCAACTATACTGATATG GTTAATAAATACTATGATCTCGCCACTAGCTTCTACGAGTATGGTTGGGGTGAATCCTTCCACTTTGCTCACAG ATGGAATGGAGAATCCTTACGCGAAAGCATCAAGCGACATGAGCATTTTCTTGCCCTGCAACTTGGTTTGAAACCAGGAATGAAG GTTTTAGATGTGGGCTGTGGAATAGGTGGTCCGCTGAGAGAAATTGCAAGATTTAG CTCAACGTCAGTTACCGGATTGAATAACAATGAGTACCAGATAACCAGGGGAAAG GAGCTCAATCGTTTAGCAGGAATTAGTGGAACCTGTGATTTTGTCAAG GCAGACTTCATGAAGATGCCGTTTGATGACAACACTTTCGATGCTGTTTATGCCATTGAGGCGACTTGTCATGCACCTGATCCG GTTGGTTGCTATAAGGAGATATATCGTGTGTTGAAGCCTGGTCAGTGCTTTGCTGTGTATGAGTGGTGCATTACTGaccactatgatcctaacaatgCGACCCACAAAAGGATCAAGGATGAAATCGAGCTTGGCAATGGCCTGCCAGATATCAGAAGCACTCGGCAATGTCTTCAGGCAGTAAAAGACGCTGGGTTTGAG GTTGTTTGGGATAAGGATCTTGCTGAAGATTCCCCTTTACCTTGGTACTTGCCCTTGGATCCAAGCCGATTTTCCCTGAGTAGCTTCCGTTTGACTTCCGTGGGACGCATGATTACTCACACAATG GTCAAGGCCTTGGAATACGTTGGTCTTGCACCACAGGGCAGTGAGAGAGTCTCTAATTTCCTAGAGAAGGCTGCAGAAGGTCTTGTAGAGGGTGGAAA GAAGGAGATCTTCACGCCAATGTACTTCTTTCTTGTTCGGAAGCCTCTTTCAGAATGA